A region of Schistosoma mansoni strain Puerto Rico chromosome 1, complete genome DNA encodes the following proteins:
- a CDS encoding tubulin tyrosine ligase-related, with amino-acid sequence MTELGWKRTFDRHADYTLRWTENSIQINYGIFKEGEQLVNHIPNCGLLTNKLGLLISLRDYERRYQNRFGRLPIMVMDDFFPKTFIVDDLKEREAYFKLQETPHMWICKPIGQNQGKGIFLVRDIEEFKVHLKNRDEEARHQPSGLLPRIIQRYIINPLLLDGCKFDIRCYVLIACTMPYLVFYHPGYIRRSAKPYSNQDQNLITHLTNQFVQKKDPAYAEVKNNTVWSWSQVNDYINKHYREEKKLPVDWTKTVLQWRIQRIIHHVFTTVKNRLAAKVGFFELLGLDFMLDENMKVWLLEVNSNPALQTHCDVLKEVVPVVVKDALHISIECFEKSRHQKCLLPLHGLDNLSAFVFCQRSNRHMRTSLDEMPIVNKISGDLGVPTGWNLLYNESQAAFRARWPILQSCSLRCWIPPRYKPPTIHNNPNLQRPVNDNNTEQNKSNSVSLQTCGSTAATNENVNMLGHTTDVVNCTSKEQNTSKNTISNQLFHPRLSLPEYRTFESSLRRYPVTSNTMNNKILPRRNTLARQSLQDSKQTIHLQDISEKIPQPESFITSKHDLEVFSEDEILTGKRKAKTKLNLISISREPVQISRVHLITNSDIDKNQSTIIGGTSADHIYDNIDNIQNKSKLIGRPYASSNKLHTIESNDLITVTYETKKFTNKSQNIHYSSEDRGS; translated from the exons GTGAACCATATACCGAATTGTGGATTGCTTACAAATAAACTTGGATTATTAATAAGTCTTCGTGATTATGAAAGACGTTATCAAAATAGGTTTGGACGATTGCCTATTATGGTGATGGACGATTTCTTTCCAAAGACATTTATTGTTGATGACTTAAAGGAACGAGAAGCTTATTTTAAGTTACAAGAAA CACCACATATGTGGATTTGTAAACCAATTGGTCAAAACCAAGGCAAAGGTATTTTTTTAGTAAGAGATATTGAAGAGTTTAAGGTACATTTAAAAAATCGAGATGAAGAAGCGCGTCATCAACCATCCGGACTTTTACCAAGAATAATTCAAAG atACATCATCAATCCATTATTACTTGATGGTTGTAAATTTGATATTCGATGTTATGTTCTTATAGCCTGTACAATGCCTTATTTAGTATTTTATCATCCTGGATATATTCGACGTTCGGCTAAGCCGTATTCAAATCAAGATCAAAATCTTATAACACACTTGACTAATCAG TTTGTTCAAAAAAAGGATCCAGCCTATGCAGAAGTAAAAAATAACACAGTTTGGAGTTGGTCACAAGTTAATGACTATATTAATAAACATTACCGAGAAGAAAAGAAATTACCAGTTGATTGGACTAAAACAGTTCTTCAG TGGAGGATTCAGAGAATTATTCATCATGTATTTACTACAGTTAAAAATAGATTAGCTGCAAAAGTTGGATTTTTCGAATTACTTGGGTTGGACTTTATGTTGGATGAAAATATGAAA GTATGGCTACTTGAAGTTAATTCAAATCCAGCATTACAAACTCATTGCGATGTTTTAAAAGAAGTTGTACCAGTTGTAGTGAAGGATGCTTTAC ATATCAGTATTGAATGTTTTGAAAAAAGTCGTCATCAGAAGTGTTTACTTCCACTACATGGTCTTGACAATTTATCCGCTTTCGTATTTTGTCAACGAAGTAATAGACATATGAGAACAAGTTTAGATGAAATGCCGATTGTGAATAAAATCAGTGGTGATCTAGGTGTACCGACCGGATGGAATTTATTATACAATGAATCACAAGCTGCATTTCGTGCACGTTGGCCAATACTGCAATCATGTAGTCTTCGTTGTTGGATTCCACCTAGATATAAACCACCTACTATTCATAATAATCCTAATTTACAACGGCCTGTTAATGATAACAATACTGAACAAAACAAGTCTAATAGTGTATCACTTCAAACATGCGGGTCAACAGCTGCAACCAACGAAAATGTAAATATGTTAGGCCATACAACAGATGTAGTTAACTGTACTTCAAAAGAGCAAAACACTTCAAAAAATACTATATCTAATCAACTTTTCCATCCACGTTTATCCTTACCGGAATACCGTACCTTTGAATCCAGTTTAAGACGATATCCTGTTACATCTAATACaatgaataacaaaatattGCCACGAAGAAATACTTTGGCTAGACAATCATTACAGGATTCAAAACAAACTATTCATTTACAAGATATCAGTGAAAAGATTCCTCAACCAGAGTCATTTATTACT AGTAAACATGATTTAGAAGTATTCAGTGAAGATGAAATTTTAACTGGTAAACGTAAagctaaaacaaaattaaatttaatatcCATCAGTAGAGAACCTGTACAAATTAGTAGAGTACATTTAATAACAAATTCAGATATTGATAAA AATCAATCCACAATAATTGGTGGAACATCAGCTGATCATATAtatgataatattgataatattcaaaataaaagtaaattaatTGGTAGACCTTATGCTAGTTCAAATAAATTACATACCATAGAATCTAATGATTTAATTACAGTTACTTATGAAACtaaaaaatttacaaataaatcaCAAAATATCCATTATTCATCAGAAGACAGGGGAAGTTAA